A portion of the Terriglobia bacterium genome contains these proteins:
- a CDS encoding SAM-dependent methyltransferase, which produces MVEITASEVGRWLDLLYIAAPGADLRQEDRRKALEVAAMLAEVGRAVRRFSSRSPLVLIDAAAGKSYLGLLSAKLLLEPMGRSATVVTIERDPRRAALSRRAAARLETTIPIECRVADLSAVEAWPERPSIVAALHACGPAADAVIEQAIATKARMLLLVPCCTSNAVAAANRAEEMAVRLGIPRQGPVRRRFIQALVDAERTWNLEAAGYETEVVEFVGATVTPHNLLWRSRLVAEPKRMAAARRARQVSAQK; this is translated from the coding sequence ATGGTAGAGATAACGGCTTCGGAGGTCGGGCGCTGGCTGGATCTTCTCTATATAGCTGCTCCGGGCGCGGACCTGCGGCAGGAAGACCGGCGCAAAGCCCTTGAAGTGGCCGCCATGCTTGCAGAAGTGGGGCGCGCTGTGCGCCGGTTTTCGAGCCGATCACCGCTGGTGCTGATCGACGCAGCGGCCGGCAAGTCATATCTGGGGCTGCTCTCGGCCAAGCTTCTCCTGGAGCCCATGGGGCGGTCTGCCACCGTGGTAACGATCGAGCGGGATCCGCGGAGGGCGGCACTGAGTCGCCGGGCAGCGGCACGTCTGGAGACAACGATCCCCATCGAGTGTCGCGTGGCAGACCTCTCGGCTGTGGAAGCCTGGCCGGAGCGGCCGTCGATTGTGGCGGCGCTGCACGCCTGCGGGCCGGCGGCCGACGCCGTCATCGAGCAGGCCATCGCAACCAAAGCCCGGATGCTGCTCCTCGTCCCATGTTGTACCAGCAACGCTGTGGCCGCGGCGAATCGGGCCGAGGAAATGGCCGTGCGCTTGGGAATCCCGCGGCAGGGTCCCGTGCGGCGGCGCTTCATACAAGCGCTGGTGGATGCCGAGCGCACATGGAACCTCGAAGCGGCGGGTTACGAGACCGAGGTAGTGGAATTCGTTGGGGCCACGGTCACGCCCCACAATCTCCTCTGGCGCTCGCGCCTGGTAGCCGAACCCAAGCGCATGGCGGCAGCGCGGCGGGCCCGGCAAGTTTCAGCTCAGAAATAA
- a CDS encoding sodium:solute symporter family protein, whose amino-acid sequence MNLALIIIFAVILLSSLVGIRAGRRRKMDLEMWTVGGRRFGVILIWLLMAGEIYTTFTFLGASGWAYAKGAPAFYILIYGTLAYTLSFFILPAIWRLGKKHGLHTQPDFFVYRYNNRYLGVFVAVVGVIFIIPYLQLQLKGLGLIVTEASNRTIGFNTAILISFLLTCAFVFTSGIRGSAWVSIIKDIMMLLSVAVVGLGAPFIYFGGIGGMFRALLAQHPNHLTFPGATANMDVVWVMSTVLLTGAGFYMWPNIFATVFSAKSADTIKRNAIIMPLYQLPILLILFVGFTALMVIPGLKDGDFAFLSLVNKTYPSWFMGFVGAAGAVTAMVPASILVLFASTLIAKNVYQTGINPRASEESVVRLSRFMVLVVMAAGLVFAILLPNALVDLLLIGYNGVSQFCPGVVLGLFWRRINATAVFSGMIAGLALVLVLVLDKHDPFFGMNAGFVALATNFAVTILVSWLNPAAKRCPRQMVTESCP is encoded by the coding sequence GTGAACCTGGCTCTGATCATCATCTTCGCGGTCATTCTCTTGTCTTCACTCGTGGGCATACGCGCCGGCAGGCGCAGGAAAATGGATCTGGAAATGTGGACCGTCGGGGGGAGGCGCTTCGGCGTCATCCTGATCTGGCTGCTGATGGCCGGCGAAATATACACGACCTTCACGTTTTTGGGAGCGAGCGGATGGGCATACGCCAAAGGCGCCCCTGCATTCTACATACTCATTTACGGCACCCTCGCCTACACCCTTTCGTTCTTTATCCTGCCGGCAATCTGGAGACTCGGCAAAAAGCACGGGCTTCACACCCAGCCCGACTTTTTTGTCTATCGTTACAACAACCGCTATCTGGGCGTTTTTGTGGCCGTCGTCGGCGTGATTTTCATCATCCCGTATCTGCAGTTGCAGCTGAAGGGGCTGGGGCTGATCGTCACGGAGGCCAGCAACAGGACCATAGGCTTCAACACCGCAATTCTGATCTCCTTTTTGCTGACCTGCGCATTTGTCTTCACCAGCGGCATTCGCGGCAGTGCGTGGGTTTCGATCATCAAAGACATCATGATGCTTCTTTCGGTCGCAGTAGTCGGCTTGGGGGCACCTTTCATTTACTTCGGCGGCATCGGCGGCATGTTTCGCGCCCTGCTTGCGCAACATCCAAACCATCTGACATTTCCCGGCGCCACCGCCAACATGGATGTGGTCTGGGTCATGTCGACGGTGCTGCTCACCGGCGCCGGTTTTTACATGTGGCCGAATATTTTTGCGACGGTATTCTCGGCAAAGAGCGCGGACACCATCAAGCGCAATGCCATTATCATGCCGCTCTATCAACTGCCGATCCTCTTGATCCTGTTCGTGGGATTTACTGCTCTGATGGTCATCCCCGGGCTGAAAGACGGCGACTTCGCCTTCCTGTCGCTCGTGAATAAAACCTACCCTTCGTGGTTTATGGGATTCGTGGGCGCCGCCGGCGCGGTAACCGCCATGGTGCCGGCTTCGATCCTCGTGCTGTTCGCATCCACGTTGATTGCCAAGAATGTCTATCAGACCGGTATTAATCCCCGGGCAAGTGAGGAATCGGTGGTCCGGTTGTCCCGCTTCATGGTGCTTGTGGTCATGGCTGCCGGTTTGGTATTTGCCATTTTGCTGCCCAACGCCCTGGTAGATTTGTTGTTGATCGGCTACAACGGCGTGTCGCAGTTCTGCCCCGGTGTCGTCTTGGGTTTATTTTGGAGAAGAATCAACGCCACTGCCGTGTTTTCCGGTATGATTGCCGGTCTGGCGCTGGTCCTGGTGCTGGTCCTCGACAAGCACGATCCCTTCTTCGGCATGAACGCCGGCTTTGTTGCTCTGGCGACCAATTTCGCGGTCACCATCCTCGTCAGCTGGCTGAATCCTGCGGCGAAGCGGTGCCCCCGTCAAATGGTCACTGAGTCTTGTCCTTAA
- a CDS encoding DUF3365 domain-containing protein — MADLPLLASMSNKTPTVVQARRFLLFLSLALLLSILTSFYFDMRGLDSEYRSLAAEMGRSFYQAIDSVREWNLKQGGIYVRQSDSAVPNPYLRDPMRDLSTADGMKLTMVNHAQMTRLLSELLSHERGIHLHIAGLEPLRPDNQPDDWERHALTRFEDGNKEEFAVVGKGETSIFRYMAPLRTGPSCASCHTPDGQARQNVFGGVSVSFSYAPFLKVMAAERRQILILHALFLGLGFGVIALTGGKLISGIAALQSSIRRIKRLEGLLPICAQCKKVRLEGAEWARQDSWVAIERYIEDHTDTEFTHGLCPACAHQLYPTVFKDKTQ; from the coding sequence ATGGCCGATCTGCCCCTGTTGGCATCGATGAGCAACAAAACACCAACGGTGGTCCAGGCTCGCAGGTTCCTCCTGTTTCTCAGCCTGGCTCTCTTGCTTTCGATCCTCACATCATTCTATTTCGATATGCGCGGCCTCGACTCCGAATATCGAAGTCTTGCGGCAGAAATGGGGCGGTCCTTCTATCAGGCGATTGATTCCGTACGGGAATGGAACCTCAAGCAAGGGGGGATATATGTCCGGCAGTCCGACAGTGCCGTGCCGAATCCCTATCTGCGGGACCCGATGCGTGACCTGTCGACAGCCGATGGCATGAAGCTGACGATGGTCAACCACGCTCAGATGACACGGCTGCTCTCGGAGCTCCTCAGCCACGAAAGGGGCATCCACCTCCACATAGCCGGCCTTGAGCCGCTCAGGCCCGACAACCAGCCCGACGACTGGGAGCGGCACGCCCTGACTCGCTTTGAAGACGGAAACAAAGAGGAATTTGCGGTCGTCGGCAAAGGGGAGACGAGTATCTTCAGGTATATGGCCCCCCTCCGCACGGGCCCCTCGTGTGCCTCCTGTCACACCCCGGACGGCCAAGCCCGACAGAACGTTTTCGGCGGCGTCAGCGTGTCGTTCAGCTATGCTCCGTTTCTAAAGGTGATGGCAGCCGAGCGCAGGCAGATTCTGATATTGCACGCCCTCTTCTTGGGTCTTGGATTTGGCGTGATTGCCCTCACAGGCGGCAAGCTGATCAGTGGGATTGCCGCTCTCCAGAGTTCGATTCGCCGCATCAAACGCCTGGAAGGACTCCTTCCCATATGCGCGCAATGCAAGAAAGTGCGCCTGGAGGGAGCGGAGTGGGCCCGGCAGGACTCCTGGGTCGCAATCGAGCGCTACATCGAGGATCATACGGATACAGAATTCACCCATGGCCTGTGCCCGGCATGCGCACACCAACTGTATCCAACTGTTTTTAAGGACAAGACTCAGTGA
- a CDS encoding DUF3311 domain-containing protein, with the protein MQKGTKYALGFGAVPFVTLALALPFINRAEPFILGLPFVLFWIILWVALTPLALLAAYRCEKKFNLREKEDEE; encoded by the coding sequence ATGCAGAAAGGAACGAAGTATGCTCTAGGGTTCGGAGCAGTCCCGTTTGTTACTCTTGCCCTTGCGTTGCCTTTCATCAACCGGGCGGAACCGTTCATTCTGGGCCTTCCCTTTGTCCTGTTCTGGATCATCCTCTGGGTGGCGCTGACGCCGCTGGCACTGCTTGCCGCCTACCGGTGCGAAAAGAAATTCAACCTCCGTGAAAAGGAGGATGAAGAGTGA